ATATGCCCGTTTCCTTTACCGATCCTTATGGTGCAACAACCAAAGTGAAATATGATAGTAATTATATTTTATTTATTCAGGAAATAGAAGACGCTATTGGTAATAAAGCATCAATTGATCAATTCAACTATAGAACACTGAGTCCCGGCAAGTTAAAAGATATTAATGATAATCTTTCTGAGGTGCTCAGCGATGAGCTTGGTTTTGTCAAAGCAGTTGCACTTTATGGAAAAGGTACAGAAGCCGATGATTTGACCGGCCTCCATGCATTTACGACAACCGCAGAAAATACGCTCAAAGCAAACTTTTTTAACTCCGCTGATTCCGTACAACTCGTGCAAAACGGTAAAGACTTATTGCAGCATGCTACCACCTGTTATGTACTGGATTTCCATAGCTACGTGACCAAAGGTAAACCTGCGGTGATTGCTTCCATATCCAGAGAAGAACACTTTCAGAAAAATAACCATTCACCCGTCCAGCTTAGTTTTGAGTATACCAATGGACTGGGGCAGGTGATGCTGAAAAAGACACAAGCAGAACCCGGTCTGGCCAGGCAAGTGGTGGTACAGCCTGATGATTCTTATACGGTGACTACGATAGATACCAGCTCTTTAACACCACCACAACTCCGCTGGATAGGAAACGGCCGGACAGTATTAAACAATAAAGGAAATGCAGTTCAGCAATATGAACCTTATTTCTCTGTCAGCTTTCAATATGAAGATTTGAAGGAACTCATAGAAACAGGAGTGACCTCCACCTTATATTATGACGCGCCGGGCAGGATTATCAAGACTGTACTACCGGATGAAAGTTATTCTAAAGTTGAATATACTTCCTGGAAACAGCTCTCCTGGGATCAGAATGACACTTTATTGGATTCTCCATGGTATTTAAACCGGCATAACGGGCTGATCAATGCAGAACTCATTGCCGATGGCAAAGATCCGGCACTGGAAAAACAAGTCGCCGATCAGGCAGTTAAACATGCCAATACACCTGCTGTACAGCATTTTGATACGATGGGCAGACCAGTATTAGCTATCGCACATAACAAAGACCTGAGTACTGCCGCAGATGTGTTTTCCCAGACGCGGGCCATACTGGATGCAGAAGGAAATCAGCGGGGAGTAATTGATAGCAGAGATAACCTGCTGATGCAGTATAAATATAACATGCTCGGTAATCTCGTTTATCAGGACAGTACCGATGCAGGTAAGCGCTGGCTGATTCAGGATATTACAGGGAAACCTTTAAGGACCTGGGATGAACGGAACCATGAGTTTCAATATTACTATGACATCATGCACCGGTCTGACTATAGTAAGATCCTTGGCGGGGATGGCGCAGTTGCACTGGATAACATCTTTGAGCGGTTTTTTTATGGAGATACTGTTCTTAATGCTAAGGTTAAAAATCTTAAAGGTCAGATAATCAAACGTTATGATACAGGTGGTTTAATAGATACTCCAGCATATGACTTTAAAGGGAAACCTGTTTCAACTAACAGAACACTCTTTAAATATTATAAGCAGGTTGCTAACTGGATTGACGGGAACCTGGTTTCAAACCTGGAAACTGACAGCTATACTTTTACAACCGAACTGGATGCACTGGGCAGGATTTCTAAACAAACTGCGCCCGATGGAAGTGTCATTACACCTGCTTATAATGAAGCCGGGCTGTTAAATTCAGAGACGGTCGCGCATACAGACCCGGTGATCACCACCACTTATATCAAGGATATTGATTACAATGAAAAGGGGCAGCGCAGTAAAATTATTTATGGGAATGACGTCATCACCCGGTTTTACTATGACCGGGAAACCTTCCGGCTCAACCGGCTGGAAAGTAAAAGACAAAATAATGATCCATTACAAGACTGGACTTATAGCTACGATCCGGTAGGAAATGTGGCTTTTATTAAAGACCAGAATATTCCGGTTGTATTTTTTAATAACCAGAAAGTGACCGGGATGTCTGAATATATTTATGATGCTTTATATCAATTGGTGAATGCTAAAGGCCGTGAAAACGATGCCGCGCTGGTTTATACGAATAAAGATAACTGGAATGATATTGCTTTTATGCAGACTGCAAACCCCGGAGATCCGATGGCTGTCCGTAATTATACACAAAGTTATCAGTATGATAAAGTGGGGAATATCCAGCAGGTACAGCACGTGGCTACAGGCAACAGCTGGACGAGGACTTACCAATATGGGACAGGTAATAACAGGCTGAACAGTACAAAAATAGGAGCCAGTACCTATGCGTATACCCATCATCCTGAACACGGCTTTATCCTCGGAATGCCCCACCTGGAAGAAATGGGCTGGAGCTTTAAAGAAGAGCTTATCAAAACTGTCCGTCAGAAAAGACTGGATGGAGGCACTGCCGAAACTACTTATTACCAATATGATGGGCAGGGACAGCGGGTCCGGAAAATTACCGAAAATGAAGCTGATCCTGGAAATACACCTACAGTTAAAGAAGAACGTATTTACAATTCCGGTTATGAGCTTTACCGTAAAGTGACTGGTACAAATGCCGGGCTGGAACGCAGAAGCTTAAGCCTGATTGACCAGGGAAACCGCTTTGTGATGGCCGAAAGCCGGAATGCGATAGACGATGGAACAGAAAAACACCTGGTGCGTTATCAGTTGCATAACCATACCGGTTCTGCGAGTATGGAACTGGATGCTACGGCGCAGCTGATCAGTTATGAAGAATATCATCCTTTTGGAACAACGGCTTACCAGGCAAAAAATGCCACTGTCAAAGCTGCAGCCAAACGTTATCGCTATACCGGGATGGAGCGCGATGAAGAGAGCGGGCTTTCTTATCATAGTTCGCGTTATGAGCTGCCCTGGCTGGGGCGATGGCTGAATGTCGATGCAGCAGGGCTTAAAGACGGGGTGAATTTATATGCTTATACCCGGAATAATCCGATCCGGTATAATGACCAGACCGGTACACAGTCCGATCCTGTGCAAATAAATTTTTGGGAAAGCCGGGTTTACCATACCGAAGTCACTGCGACTTACAGTGCCCGGGGGATTTCTCCTGAACTCAGAGCGACAATGACCGGAGTATACCGGATCTGGACTTCTGATTATACCAGCGAAGTAGATGTCGGGCACATGGGGAAACCTTTTGTTTTACTCAGAGCGGGCGAAAGATCGCCTGTGGGGCCTCAGCTGGCCGGGCCTAATAGAAGTGACGGCGGTGGTGCAGTAAGAGCAATGGCGGCAGCTGTAAGAGGGGCAGGTGGTTTTACCAGAACTGATGATCTTGATTTAACTCCCGCAGGTATCGCTTCCAAAGGGACGAGATACCCGGCTATTGCTTTGCCTCCTGCACTAAGAGATCCAAGGCTCCCGGTGATTGGCAGGCTGACCGCAGCGCCGCCAACACCGCCACCACTGATTACGGTTCCGCCGGCTTCAGGAACTGGCGCTCCGGTAACACCCGTAACGCCACCTGCACCAATGGAACAGTTGTCTTTTGACTTTAATGCCCCGCCAAGACCAGCTGCGCCACCACGGCCTCCGGTAGCACCACCGCGTCCGGTCACACCGCCAAGAGCTGCCACCCCGCCAAGGGCGCCATCTGGCGGAGGCGGAGGCAGAAGTGGAAGAAGCGTTCCGATGGGAGGCGGAGGAGTTGGTACCAGTGTGGTCGGTGCAGTTGGACGTGCAGTTCCATTTGTGGCCGAAGCCGAAGTGGTCTTGACAGGCGCAGCAGGCGCATCCTTAATGACTGCCACTACAGCGCCGCTGGCGGCACCTTTACTGGCCACCGCAGAAGCTCTACCAGTAGTTGCCGGGGTTGCCGTGATTGGGGCAGGAACAGGGCATATTGTCCGGGCTGTGGCTTCTGAAGCCGGAGCAAGCAGGTCAACTGCCGATGGACTGGGTTTAGGTGCAGCGGTATTGACCGGAGCCGCGATCGGATCAGTTATCCCTGGTGTCGGAACTGCTGTAGGAGCCGGAGTAGGCGCATTGGTAGCAGGGGGACTTTACTTATGGTCGCTTTAAGGTTAAAATTGAAAATAAGATAACAGGAATAATATAAAAATTAAACATAAAGGAATTCATCATGGCAATTTTAAACGAGGTAATTAATATTGTATTTGGTAAAATAACTAATCAATCTAATCAGCCCTTAGCCAACCTGCTGGTACAAGCTTATGACCGTGATATGCGATCAGAAGAGTTGCTGGGCGAATGTATAACCGCGCAGGATGGCAGTTATAAAATTAACTGGAAGCATGAGCAGTTAAGCGGGCGGGGTATTAAAGAGGCCGATTTATCGATGAAGGTGGTGAGCAGGGAGAAAAAAACCGTACTCTATGCCGCTACTGTAGCCGAAACCAGGTTTAATGCCTCCCCGTCAGAAGAAATTAATATAGTCATCAAAGGTATTATTGAACCGGAATTCATTGAATACGATTTTTTATATAAAGAAGTATCATTTCTGGCGGATAAAGTGAAGCTTGCCGATTTACAGGAAAATGATAACAACCAGGATATTTCGTTCCTTTCCAGGGAAATGAGTGTGCCGGCTGAAAAAATCACACACCTTGCGATAGCACAGCGGCTTCAGGAGTTATCAAAAATAGACGCGCCTTTCTTTTATGCCCTGCTGCGTAAGAATACCTTATTGAAAAATGACCTGATCAATTCTTTTCAGGCGCGTGTGGCCGTAGACCTGAATACGGAAATTCTGCCTTTACTTTACGATGCTGCTTTAGTTGATCCGAAAACTATCAAAAAGGATGTTGGAGAGGCGGTCAAAGAGAAGCTGATCGCCGGAAAGACGCTGAAAGAATTGGATAGTTATCAGGAAATCCTTCAGCAGTATAAAAAAAGAGGTGAAGATTATTATCAAAATGAATATGCCGGTAAAGTCTTCCTGTTATTGAAAAGTTATGTGCTGGATAGCCGCTTGTCTGAAATCGGGCAGATTTTTAAAGCGAACAGGAACAACCTGAATGGTTTGGTCGATGAGCTGACAGCAAAAAGTTTCTTTGAGAGCAGCAATCAGTCTATTGATGCAAAAACTGCGGTTAAACTGGCTCAGCTGTTAGGCTTGAATATCGAGCTGATAGACCGCGTTAAAAAAGCAGAAAATATTAAGTCCGAAGAAGATGTTAAAAATCTGGCAGCGCTGAATAAAGCGGACTGGCGGGCTATTCTGGTCAAACAACCGGGGGTTAAAGATCAGGGTACTGAAAAACAGATCCTTGATCTGCAAGCTTCGGCTCTTGCCCGGAATTTCGAAAAGCAATATCCGGGAGTTGCTTTTGCGGCACAGGTAGCAAGAGCGACAAAAACACCTTACCGGAACCAGGCAAAAATCCAGGAGTTTTTTAAAACCCAGCCGGATTTTGATTTACAGCAAAGCAATATTGATCTGCATTTCAAACAGCAGAAAATGGCAGATGCACAGAATAATCCGCTCCGTGATGAATTGAAAGCAGTTCAGCGGGTTTTTAAACTCGTGCCGCACTACAGTAAAACGAATGGGCTATTGGCGCAAAACATCCATTCTGCACAAAGTATTACTTTAGCTGGAAAATCACGTTTTGTGAAGGATATAGCTCCTAAAGCAGGAATAGACCCTGTAGAGGCCAAAGCAATTTATAAAAAGGCAGAAACAGTCAATACTGCGGCCATGCTGATGGCTGGCGAACTGCATGATGTGATGAGTGCTAAAGATATCCCGGCTATGGAAATGAAATCGCTGAGCCTGAAAATAGAGGCGGTCAGCAAAGATTTTCCAAACCTGAAGACTTTATTTTATACCGCTGATGTTTGTACCTGTGATGAATGCAGGTCGGTTTATAGCCCTGCGGCCTATATGGTAGAGGTTTTACAGTTTCTGCAAAACAGAATGGTTACCGATCTTACTTTGCCAGCTACTAACCTGTCTGCTAAAGAAGTACTGTTTGAGCGCCGTCCGGATATAGGGGATATTGATCTGGGCTGTGAAAATGCAATGACCCCTGTTCCTTATATTGATTTGGTTTGTGAGTTATTAGAAGAAGCTATTTCGCCAGATCCGGGCATTCCTTATACTGGTGTACTTTCTGATGGGCCGGATCCGCTTAAAGGAAAAATCTCAGCTGCATTGCTCCATACACTATTGTCGGCCAAAACCTCTTTCACTGATCCGGTGACTTCAGTTGTTACCGATACACCTTGCAATTTTCCGGTGACTGATCAGGCGCTTATTTTTAAAACAGAGGGAACGCTTCCTGATCAGCCTTTTTACCTGCGGGATCAAAAAGTAGTTTTTAAAGTTGTGCCATTGGGAGGCATTAAGTACATGATTCACAACTTACGTCAAACATTTTCTCCTGCCGAAGAGCTGGCTTCAACTCCAGCTTATGTTAATGTGAACGCATATAAAACATTGCAAACCAGTTTCTATGCTTTTGAACTTCCTTTTGATCTGAACCTGACTTCGGCCAAAGCCTATTTCTCCCGCTTTGGGGTAGACCGGTCTGAACTGATGAAAGCTTTTCAAAGCGCAGCCAGCCCTTCAGATCTGGCGATTGCCACAGAAATGCTGGGTTTAACCGATGCGGAAAAAGATTTAATTAGTAATGCTGCGACCGGTAAACAGCAGAGTTACTGGAATACCACCGCTGCCAATGCCTCCTCAGAAATGAACAATGTGGATGTGTTCCTGACTAAAACAGGGCTGAGCTTCCAGGAATTAACTGTATTGCTGACACTGGAATTTATAGATCCGGATCAAAAACTATTTGTTCAAAATCTGGATCTGACTTGTGATACCACGAAAAAGATAATTGCTAACCTGGATGATGTTGCTTTAGACCGCATTCACCGTTTCTTAAGATTACAGAAAAAAACAGGGTTGAAATTTGAGTTACTGGATGAAATCATTTCTCAACCGAACCTTGGCGCGGACGATCTTCAGGAAACGTTATTAAAGCTGGCTGAGCTGAACAGTATTTCGGTATTAAGTGGTATTAAGGTGGAAGAACTTGTAGGTTTCTTCGGAGAGATCGCTTATGAAATACGTACACAGGAGAGTCCGCTGCCATTGTTTTACCAGGTCTTTCTGAATAAAGCTAAAAATGGTTTTGCAGATGATCAGTTATTGGCAGATACGATTACAGGTACTGCTTTATTGTCTCTATACAAAGATAGTTTATCAGTTTGTCTGCAATTATCGGGAGATGATTTTGATGCGCTAACACAGTTTACACCCGATGGTTTGTTGAATTTCAAAAATCTGAGTGTGCTGTATTCGATAGCCAGAATGCTGCAAAAATTAAGTTTGAAACGTACTGACTTTGAAGCGATCAATGAATTATCCGGATTGAGTTATGCTACAGATCCGGCTGTCTTACTGCAATTCATTCAGCAGGTTATGGCTTTCAGATCTTATCCTCAGCGTCCTGCGGATCTGCTTTTTATGCTGAAACATGAGGCTACAGACCTGGTGGACCGGGAACTGAAAGAAGACCGGATTATAGCCGTATTGACACAGTTACAAACTGATCTGGGAAAAGTTCTTACAGACAATCAGTCGCTCTATATTGATGGCCTGGAAACTGATGAACAAAGAGAAGCTTTACAAAATCAATTTGCCGGATTAGCCAATGTAGAACAAGATACGGTTAAAACATTGATGGGATTTCTGGATGCGGATTGGGTTTCACCAGCTGCGGCCAAAACATTTGCCGATGATCATCTGGCTTATCTTGATCCGGTTGCAGGTATCAAAAGAGAAGGCTTTGATACTACTGCGATTAAAGCCAGTATAGATGACCTCGCGGCAGCTACAGCAGCTACTTTTCCGGCAGTTCAGAAAACCTTGCTGAAGTCGTTTTTTGATGCAATTTCTGTCTATTTTATAACTGCTGGAAAGCTGACTACTTTAACACAATGCCTGATGCAGACCTTCAAAGCCCCGGAAGATCTTTCGCAGGTGATTTTGAATTACGCCTTGTTGAGACAACCTGCGCCGGGTACAGCCATGCTCAAAGACCTGTTATCAGCTGATAGTTTTATTAATCTGGCAGCTCCGATTACCAGTATAAAC
The sequence above is drawn from the Pedobacter cryoconitis genome and encodes:
- a CDS encoding SpvB/TcaC N-terminal domain-containing protein, with the protein product MKHDEFESKNKSDKQFLNTEGGKTKSNAIEIPSINLPKGGGAIKGIDEKFSVNALNGTASFSVPLPFSSARGNSPALNLTYSSGAGNGVFGLGWTINLPAIKRRTDKKLPRYDDLADSDVFLFSDAEDLVPVFKKDLTGDFMKDPAGQYIIDEKDSADHLFTVRYYRPRIEGLFARIERWTAKTGPEIHWRVTTKTNVTTLFGWSVNSRIADPGDENKISEWLPEFVFDDKGNCIRYSYKKEDELGFDPQLIQHTNRLKAGKITYTNLYLEKVLYGNKTPYIAFGDAYPAETDFIFQTVFDYGEYDTNAPYQVIQDWDFRADAFSAYKTGFEIRTTRLCKRVLLFHYFEELTDTISGQRTLVKSLNFDYNTSTAQGFTFLNAITAFGYIKQTDGTYTSQYLPAMEFTYQEHEWNKEIKILSPEALVHAPSGLDEQQYQFTDLFNEGLSGILTEQGNGWHYKRNLGDGNFENARLVAPKPSFSGLNNQLQITDLDADGGRQVVSYNNQPRGYFELSEEDEWQPFRYFQTLPNIDMKDPNARMLDLNGDGRPDVLITEEQVFTWYESSGREGFSCIHKVFKPFDEESGPHILFAEAEQTIFLADMQGDGLTDLVRIRNGEVCYWPNLGYGKFGAKITMGNAPFFDYPDAFNPALIKLTDIDGSGTTDLIYLGQQSFRCWLNLNGNSFSTTPVTIDPFPEISNLAKVTAIDLLGNGVACIVWSSSLAKDAEAPLKYIDLMNSKKPNILTSYKNNLGKEVTLEYTPSTKFYLEDKLAGRPWVTKLHFPVHCLSRTETRDQISGFLQISTYDYHHGYFDHAEKEFRGFGKVVQTDTEQFQDWVKTGASNITAQDLHQDPVKTNSWSHTGAFTGRASMLNQFAHEYWYEEMSRNGYSVTQHERMLPEAQVTLAPNLDASILQYLSPEEWRQAARACKGMALRTEVFALDAPLSGATNDQLQKQLTPYTVSTHNCNIELLQPKGQNPYAVFIVKESEGVTYNYEQDTSDPRILHKLSLSFDEYGNVLDSASVVYPRILTDSTLPFDIQQLQQQSLLTYLANQYTNDMITATDYRLRMPSEAATYEIKGLSKTGFYYQPADFDQVLNTATEVAYQQIDAAPAPGTTQKRLIEQIRTIYRSNNLTTALTLHTLDSKGFSYENYQLAYTPALVTDLFGTRVDAALMLEGKFCHSEGDANWWIRSGTSDYITGTETLPAAQSRFYMPVSFTDPYGATTKVKYDSNYILFIQEIEDAIGNKASIDQFNYRTLSPGKLKDINDNLSEVLSDELGFVKAVALYGKGTEADDLTGLHAFTTTAENTLKANFFNSADSVQLVQNGKDLLQHATTCYVLDFHSYVTKGKPAVIASISREEHFQKNNHSPVQLSFEYTNGLGQVMLKKTQAEPGLARQVVVQPDDSYTVTTIDTSSLTPPQLRWIGNGRTVLNNKGNAVQQYEPYFSVSFQYEDLKELIETGVTSTLYYDAPGRIIKTVLPDESYSKVEYTSWKQLSWDQNDTLLDSPWYLNRHNGLINAELIADGKDPALEKQVADQAVKHANTPAVQHFDTMGRPVLAIAHNKDLSTAADVFSQTRAILDAEGNQRGVIDSRDNLLMQYKYNMLGNLVYQDSTDAGKRWLIQDITGKPLRTWDERNHEFQYYYDIMHRSDYSKILGGDGAVALDNIFERFFYGDTVLNAKVKNLKGQIIKRYDTGGLIDTPAYDFKGKPVSTNRTLFKYYKQVANWIDGNLVSNLETDSYTFTTELDALGRISKQTAPDGSVITPAYNEAGLLNSETVAHTDPVITTTYIKDIDYNEKGQRSKIIYGNDVITRFYYDRETFRLNRLESKRQNNDPLQDWTYSYDPVGNVAFIKDQNIPVVFFNNQKVTGMSEYIYDALYQLVNAKGRENDAALVYTNKDNWNDIAFMQTANPGDPMAVRNYTQSYQYDKVGNIQQVQHVATGNSWTRTYQYGTGNNRLNSTKIGASTYAYTHHPEHGFILGMPHLEEMGWSFKEELIKTVRQKRLDGGTAETTYYQYDGQGQRVRKITENEADPGNTPTVKEERIYNSGYELYRKVTGTNAGLERRSLSLIDQGNRFVMAESRNAIDDGTEKHLVRYQLHNHTGSASMELDATAQLISYEEYHPFGTTAYQAKNATVKAAAKRYRYTGMERDEESGLSYHSSRYELPWLGRWLNVDAAGLKDGVNLYAYTRNNPIRYNDQTGTQSDPVQINFWESRVYHTEVTATYSARGISPELRATMTGVYRIWTSDYTSEVDVGHMGKPFVLLRAGERSPVGPQLAGPNRSDGGGAVRAMAAAVRGAGGFTRTDDLDLTPAGIASKGTRYPAIALPPALRDPRLPVIGRLTAAPPTPPPLITVPPASGTGAPVTPVTPPAPMEQLSFDFNAPPRPAAPPRPPVAPPRPVTPPRAATPPRAPSGGGGGRSGRSVPMGGGGVGTSVVGAVGRAVPFVAEAEVVLTGAAGASLMTATTAPLAAPLLATAEALPVVAGVAVIGAGTGHIVRAVASEAGASRSTADGLGLGAAVLTGAAIGSVIPGVGTAVGAGVGALVAGGLYLWSL